Sequence from the Actinomycetota bacterium genome:
AGCATGGCGGCAAGTTCCTTGCACTTGGGGCAGACGGGGAAGCGTTGGGGATCGCGAATTGGAGGAAAGCGGAATCCACAAAGTGCCACAATGGTGCCGCCTTCGATGGCGGCGCGGGTGATCTCCTCCTTGCG
This genomic interval carries:
- a CDS encoding DUF3039 domain-containing protein; protein product: SSLIQTGVRDMATETKTKPAPGETDTGEGDGYAHYARKEEITRAAIEGGTIVALCGFRFPPIRDPQRFPVCPKCKELAAMLWGEA